Proteins encoded by one window of Pelmatolapia mariae isolate MD_Pm_ZW linkage group LG14, Pm_UMD_F_2, whole genome shotgun sequence:
- the il15l gene encoding interleukin 15, like isoform X2: protein MQRERPALVSVFVFLCSVNIIAITQKPCSRDLYVQIESLKEKVSNISKKLQLNCSLYTPTMEDYEICPRTMMQCFASEMIVLVNEWELEPKWKKLNILLNRLASRINQTASKCRRCEVMKEENATTFLENLLWTVEKTNSDYC, encoded by the exons ATGCAGAGGGAGAGGCCAGCTCtcgtgagtgtgtttgtgtttctgtgttctgtCAACATCATTGCCATCACCCAAAAACCATGCAGCAGGGACCTCTACGTGCAGATCGAGAGCCTGAAGGAGAAAGTCTCCAACATCTCCAAAAAG TTGCAGCTGAACTGCAGCCTGTACACACCCACCATGGAAGACTACGAG ATTTGTCCCAGGACCATGATGCAATGTTTTGCTTCTGAAATGATCGTCCTCGTGAATGAGTGGGAGCTCGAGCCCAAGTGGAAAAAATTGAATATATTGCTGAATAGACTGGCGTCCAGGATAAACCAG ACAGCGTCAAAGTGTCGTCGGTGTGAGGTCATGAAGGAGGAAAATGCAACCACCTTTCTTGAAAATCTTCTATGGACTGTTGAGAAAACTAACAGTGACTACTGTTAG
- the il15l gene encoding interleukin 15, like isoform X1, which translates to MQRERPALVSVFVFLCSVNIIAITQKPCSRDLYVQIESLKEKVSNISKKLQLNCSLYTPTMEDYEQICPRTMMQCFASEMIVLVNEWELEPKWKKLNILLNRLASRINQTASKCRRCEVMKEENATTFLENLLWTVEKTNSDYC; encoded by the exons ATGCAGAGGGAGAGGCCAGCTCtcgtgagtgtgtttgtgtttctgtgttctgtCAACATCATTGCCATCACCCAAAAACCATGCAGCAGGGACCTCTACGTGCAGATCGAGAGCCTGAAGGAGAAAGTCTCCAACATCTCCAAAAAG TTGCAGCTGAACTGCAGCCTGTACACACCCACCATGGAAGACTACGAG cAGATTTGTCCCAGGACCATGATGCAATGTTTTGCTTCTGAAATGATCGTCCTCGTGAATGAGTGGGAGCTCGAGCCCAAGTGGAAAAAATTGAATATATTGCTGAATAGACTGGCGTCCAGGATAAACCAG ACAGCGTCAAAGTGTCGTCGGTGTGAGGTCATGAAGGAGGAAAATGCAACCACCTTTCTTGAAAATCTTCTATGGACTGTTGAGAAAACTAACAGTGACTACTGTTAG